From Solwaraspora sp. WMMD1047, the proteins below share one genomic window:
- a CDS encoding glycosyltransferase: MVISVVIAAHNEAAVLPRCLHGLLDRAEPGEFEVVVVANGCTDATAEIARSFPGVRVLELAAAGKPAALNAGDRAVAAFPRIYLDADIVLTAPAARALAAALVEGGSLAVAPRRLLDTTGRPLLVRAYYAVNGRLPAFRDALFGRGAIALGAAGRARFAEFPDQLADDLFLDSLFRAGEKREVPAVATVVATPHRTRDLLRRLGRVRAGNAALRGTGGQVRRSRPASWLFDVVLPRPWLLPAGACYLALTVAAGWAARRPATRSGWGRDESSRLAGSRW, from the coding sequence GTGGTGATCAGTGTGGTGATCGCCGCGCACAACGAGGCGGCGGTGCTTCCCCGGTGTCTGCACGGTCTGCTGGACCGCGCCGAGCCGGGCGAGTTCGAGGTGGTGGTGGTGGCGAACGGCTGCACCGACGCGACCGCCGAGATCGCCCGCTCGTTCCCCGGCGTACGCGTGCTGGAGCTGGCGGCGGCGGGCAAGCCGGCGGCGCTGAACGCGGGCGACCGCGCGGTGGCCGCGTTTCCCCGGATCTACCTGGACGCCGACATCGTGCTCACCGCGCCGGCCGCCCGCGCGCTGGCCGCCGCGCTCGTCGAGGGCGGGTCGCTCGCGGTCGCTCCGCGCCGGTTGCTCGACACCACCGGCCGGCCGTTGCTGGTCCGGGCCTACTACGCGGTGAACGGGAGGCTGCCGGCGTTCCGGGACGCGCTGTTCGGCCGGGGTGCGATCGCGCTCGGCGCGGCCGGGCGGGCACGGTTCGCCGAGTTCCCGGACCAGCTCGCCGACGATCTGTTCCTGGACTCGCTCTTCCGGGCCGGGGAGAAGCGGGAGGTGCCGGCGGTGGCGACCGTGGTGGCCACCCCGCACCGCACCCGCGACCTGCTGCGCCGGTTGGGCCGGGTGCGGGCCGGCAACGCCGCGTTGCGTGGCACCGGCGGCCAGGTCCGCCGCTCCCGGCCGGCCTCCTGGCTGTTCGACGTGGTGCTGCCCCGGCCCTGGCTGCTGCCGGCCGGGGCCTGCTATCTGGCGCTGACGGTGGCGGCCGGGTGGGCCGCCCGCCGGCCGGCGACCCGCAGCGGTTGGGGCCGGGACGAGTCGTCCCGGCTGGCGGGCAGCCGGTGGTGA
- a CDS encoding Ig-like domain-containing protein — protein sequence MRGRLVAAMVAATLTAVVGVAPGAAAGGQGDPLRGDVNGDGLVDRVTLGRAPGQCTVRVRHGQPGGGYGPARTHAYPQPSPTESYCPDLGVIVDLGGDGVVELVLGWFAGPDSALGYQLLVLRDFQPVGGIRSRVYAPSAIETADFDGDGRQDVYAYSDQGGGFISFLNTADGWLTPGTAVFELCDPFGFELADFSNNGGRDLLIWYTVGCSGGLAGVSVVGGHGYRIDLERASPPWLDESWTADALDANGDRVPDVRTDNQTTGEITHFLGTPHGAFFVESPRAVFDRPVVSRSRPTRIRVLANDFVTRQATVTIMSQPKFGTVRLNPDRTITYVPREPAHGGDRFTYRVDQDGKHQTTAVSMSFS from the coding sequence ATGCGCGGACGCCTGGTGGCGGCGATGGTCGCCGCGACGTTGACGGCGGTGGTCGGGGTGGCGCCGGGCGCGGCAGCGGGTGGGCAGGGAGATCCGCTGCGCGGCGATGTGAACGGCGACGGGCTGGTCGACCGGGTGACGTTGGGTCGCGCCCCGGGCCAGTGCACGGTACGGGTGCGGCACGGCCAGCCCGGCGGCGGCTACGGCCCGGCGCGGACCCACGCCTACCCGCAGCCGAGCCCGACCGAGAGCTACTGCCCGGACCTCGGCGTCATCGTGGACCTGGGCGGTGACGGCGTGGTCGAACTGGTGCTGGGATGGTTCGCCGGACCCGACTCGGCGCTCGGGTACCAACTGCTGGTGCTGCGCGACTTCCAACCGGTTGGCGGGATCCGCAGCCGGGTCTACGCCCCCAGCGCCATCGAGACCGCCGACTTCGACGGCGACGGCCGGCAGGACGTCTACGCGTACTCCGACCAGGGTGGTGGTTTCATCAGCTTCCTGAACACCGCCGACGGCTGGTTGACCCCCGGTACGGCGGTGTTCGAACTCTGCGACCCTTTCGGCTTCGAGCTGGCCGACTTCAGCAACAACGGGGGACGCGACCTGCTCATCTGGTATACCGTCGGATGCTCCGGCGGGCTGGCCGGGGTGAGCGTCGTCGGCGGGCATGGCTACCGGATCGACCTGGAGCGGGCCAGCCCGCCCTGGTTGGACGAGTCCTGGACGGCCGACGCCCTGGACGCCAACGGCGACCGGGTGCCGGACGTCCGGACCGACAACCAGACCACCGGAGAGATCACCCACTTCCTCGGTACCCCCCACGGCGCCTTCTTCGTCGAATCGCCCCGGGCCGTCTTCGACCGACCCGTCGTCAGCCGCTCCCGACCGACCCGCATCCGGGTACTCGCCAACGACTTCGTCACCAGACAGGCCACCGTGACCATCATGAGCCAGCCCAAGTTCGGCACCGTCAGGTTGAACCCCGACCGCACCATCACCTACGTCCCGCGTGAGCCGGCCCACGGCGGCGACCGCTTCACCTACCGGGTCGACCAGGACGGCAAGCACCAGACCACCGCCGTCAGCATGTCGTTCAGCTGA
- a CDS encoding Ig-like domain-containing protein, with the protein MRWSGRIAVGVILTTLGTLGGVAPVSAAEQGDPVHGDFNNDGVPDIAFLGVIAPDRCSVIVTYGREPGVYLPPVAFAYLNPASDAPNACPDIGVGFDWDGSPGDELWVGWADGPPPSLDYNRLVLDDTTFRPIASFASPVTPVFLGMADFTGDGVLTPYTYGLGGFATAIRRGGQVVLGPERWCSVDTPEVFVRDFNNNGAAGALISYTRGCDDDGNGVVLLIDSGTVRRLQHDPTGTKTWTASVVYANGDRFPDVRTTDSASDIDYFLNTGSGTGEFVASPSATTDAVYPTNSRRLLIDVLANDWATDQARLTIVTPPAHGRVQVRPDRQLVYVPDGTVQPDRFVYELTEEGRVSRAPVYIRPRI; encoded by the coding sequence ATGAGGTGGAGTGGACGCATCGCGGTCGGAGTCATCCTGACGACACTCGGGACCCTCGGCGGGGTGGCACCGGTGTCGGCAGCCGAGCAGGGCGACCCCGTGCACGGCGACTTCAACAACGACGGCGTTCCCGACATCGCCTTTCTCGGCGTGATCGCCCCGGACCGGTGCTCGGTGATCGTCACCTACGGCCGGGAGCCGGGCGTCTACCTGCCCCCCGTCGCCTTCGCCTACCTGAACCCGGCCAGTGATGCGCCGAACGCCTGCCCGGACATCGGGGTCGGCTTCGACTGGGACGGCAGCCCGGGCGACGAACTCTGGGTCGGCTGGGCGGACGGTCCACCGCCGAGCCTCGACTACAACCGGCTGGTCCTCGACGACACCACCTTCCGGCCCATCGCCAGCTTCGCCTCCCCGGTCACCCCGGTCTTCCTGGGCATGGCGGACTTCACCGGTGATGGCGTACTCACCCCGTACACCTATGGCCTCGGCGGTTTCGCCACCGCGATCCGGCGCGGCGGCCAGGTGGTCCTCGGGCCCGAACGGTGGTGCTCGGTGGACACCCCGGAAGTCTTCGTGCGGGACTTCAACAACAACGGGGCGGCGGGCGCGCTCATCAGCTACACGCGCGGCTGCGACGACGACGGCAACGGCGTGGTGCTGTTGATCGACTCCGGCACCGTGCGCCGGCTCCAACACGACCCGACCGGGACGAAGACCTGGACCGCCAGCGTGGTCTACGCCAACGGCGACCGGTTCCCCGACGTGCGCACCACCGACTCGGCCAGCGACATCGACTACTTCCTCAACACCGGCAGCGGCACCGGGGAATTCGTCGCCTCGCCCAGCGCCACCACGGACGCGGTCTACCCGACCAACAGCCGGCGGCTGCTGATCGACGTGCTGGCCAACGACTGGGCGACTGACCAGGCCCGGCTCACCATCGTCACGCCGCCCGCCCACGGCCGGGTCCAGGTGCGCCCGGACCGTCAGCTCGTCTACGTCCCGGACGGCACCGTCCAACCGGACCGGTTCGTCTACGAACTGACCGAGGAGGGTCGCGTGAGCCGCGCCCCGGTCTACATCCGGCCTCGGATCTGA
- a CDS encoding glycosyltransferase family 2 protein — MTPTVSVVMVSYQTRELILRALAALRANCPADRYEVIVVDNASVDGSADAVAAAFPAAQVVRLARNVGFGRAVNVGAGRAAGRWLLLLNPDTEPVGDLIGQFVRFASTHSGHRIYVGRTLRPDGTDDGRSVFGWPTRWGYFCFATGLSTVFRRSRLFNPEELPGLNRAVPARVPAGSGCLLLVDRALFAELAGFTPDYFMYGEDVDLCFRAARLGAVPVLVPQARVRHHNGAASTSVDKRIMLMRGKTTFLRLNWSPGRARAGRALLAAGIAARAAGARLTGRAGYWRAVWTERQTWLAGWPPATDLAPLEFAEPLADPGGPPPVAGRPGPPVPPAPAVSQPGDPRTR, encoded by the coding sequence GTGACCCCGACGGTGAGCGTGGTCATGGTGTCGTACCAGACCCGCGAGTTGATCCTGCGGGCGCTCGCGGCGCTGCGGGCGAACTGCCCGGCCGACCGGTACGAGGTGATCGTCGTCGACAACGCCTCCGTGGACGGCTCGGCCGACGCGGTGGCCGCGGCCTTCCCGGCGGCCCAGGTGGTGCGGCTGGCCCGCAACGTCGGTTTCGGTCGGGCGGTGAACGTCGGTGCCGGGCGGGCCGCCGGCCGCTGGCTGCTGCTGCTCAACCCGGACACCGAGCCGGTCGGCGACCTGATCGGGCAGTTCGTCCGCTTCGCCAGCACCCATTCGGGGCACCGGATCTACGTGGGACGCACGCTGCGGCCGGACGGCACCGACGACGGCCGGTCGGTCTTCGGCTGGCCGACCCGGTGGGGCTACTTCTGTTTCGCCACCGGGCTCTCCACGGTGTTCCGCCGCTCCCGGCTGTTCAACCCGGAGGAGCTGCCGGGACTGAACCGGGCGGTGCCGGCCCGGGTGCCGGCCGGCTCGGGCTGCCTGCTGCTTGTCGACCGGGCGCTCTTCGCCGAGCTGGCCGGCTTCACCCCGGACTACTTCATGTACGGCGAGGACGTCGATCTCTGTTTCCGGGCCGCCCGGCTCGGGGCGGTGCCGGTGCTGGTCCCGCAGGCCCGGGTGCGGCACCACAATGGTGCCGCGTCGACGAGCGTCGACAAACGGATCATGCTGATGCGCGGCAAGACCACCTTCCTGCGGCTGAACTGGTCGCCGGGGCGGGCGCGGGCCGGGCGGGCGCTGCTGGCCGCCGGGATCGCGGCCCGGGCGGCCGGTGCCCGGCTGACCGGGCGGGCCGGCTACTGGCGGGCGGTCTGGACCGAGCGCCAGACCTGGTTGGCCGGCTGGCCGCCGGCCACCGACCTCGCCCCACTGGAGTTCGCCGAGCCGCTGGCGGACCCCGGCGGGCCACCCCCGGTCGCCGGCCGGCCGGGGCCGCCGGTTCCGCCGGCACCCGCCGTCAGCCAGCCGGGCGATCCGCGTACGCGCTGA
- a CDS encoding glycosyltransferase encodes MTGIDILMITYNRPEYVRLSLPRLLDGCPPYARVWVWHNGTDRATLDAVEAVRDHPRLHRFRHSPVNVGLREPTNWLWRESTGDLVSKVDDDCLQDPEWLPTLSRAHRDVPEFGVIGTWRFPDEDVDPALTARKLVAFPGGHALLRNHWVQGSGYLAKRSVVEQAGPIADGESFTSWCLRTARLGWVNGWYHPFLREDHMDDPRSPNTIYRTDEDLMARRPLSARNTGVRTIAEWTEHMRHSARLVQAASLDLREYEGWRLRRRTITRRIRWALTGRAPW; translated from the coding sequence ATGACCGGCATCGACATCCTGATGATCACGTACAACCGGCCGGAGTACGTCCGGCTCTCGCTGCCCCGGCTGCTGGACGGCTGCCCCCCGTACGCCCGGGTCTGGGTCTGGCACAACGGCACCGACCGGGCGACCCTGGACGCCGTCGAGGCGGTCCGCGACCATCCCCGGCTGCACCGCTTCCGGCACAGCCCGGTGAACGTCGGGCTGCGGGAGCCGACCAACTGGCTGTGGCGGGAGTCCACCGGGGACCTGGTCAGCAAGGTCGACGACGACTGCCTGCAGGACCCCGAGTGGCTGCCGACGCTGAGTCGGGCACACCGGGACGTGCCCGAGTTCGGGGTGATCGGCACCTGGCGGTTCCCGGACGAGGACGTCGACCCGGCGCTGACGGCGCGCAAGCTCGTCGCCTTCCCCGGCGGGCACGCGCTGCTGCGCAACCACTGGGTGCAGGGCAGCGGCTATCTGGCGAAACGGTCGGTGGTCGAGCAGGCCGGGCCGATCGCCGACGGCGAGTCGTTCACCTCCTGGTGCCTACGGACCGCCCGGCTCGGCTGGGTGAACGGCTGGTACCACCCGTTCCTGCGAGAGGACCACATGGACGACCCGCGCAGCCCCAACACGATCTACCGCACCGACGAGGACCTGATGGCCCGCCGCCCGCTGTCGGCCCGCAACACCGGGGTACGCACCATCGCCGAGTGGACCGAGCACATGCGGCACTCGGCCCGACTCGTCCAGGCGGCCTCGCTGGACCTGCGCGAGTACGAGGGCTGGCGGCTGCGCCGGCGGACCATCACCCGCCGGATCCGGTGGGCGCTGACCGGGCGGGCCCCGTGGTGA
- a CDS encoding O-antigen ligase family protein: MTSPALSFPVGSAPGRVHPAPVQRPGRDATVGLALAVLLAYLLPHRLIFPPLTILGRPAVLVGFGLLVWWTLTRLHPTLARRGPQPMRWVLTGYLATVAASYAAGHARGLSALESAGADRTVLMALAAGGVLLAAADGLGSRDRIDTVLRVFCWGSTAMALIGLSQFSLRINLTNHLQLPPLLTFQRDQIGFSIRGTGDLVRVASTTGHYIEFSLLMVIGLLVAIHFARFSDHRRDRQIYLTLAIIQAGVIPISLSRTGVLALAAGLLLLVLVWPLRTTFNVLIVGAALAALIQVLRPGLLATLRALLLAGDRDPSVAGRLEDYDYAAPFVRDSPLLGRGVGTWLPELYQMLDNQWLATLITGGLVGVAGLAFLLLAGALVAARARRRLADPRGRDLAAVLAVAIVVLGIGALAFDALYYSTYLITLHLLLGLAGALWRVTRADRINDDSGTA, translated from the coding sequence GTGACCTCACCAGCCCTGTCGTTCCCGGTCGGGTCCGCGCCGGGGCGGGTCCACCCCGCTCCGGTCCAGCGGCCCGGCCGGGATGCGACGGTCGGGCTGGCGCTGGCCGTACTGCTGGCGTACCTGCTGCCGCACCGGCTGATCTTCCCGCCGCTGACGATCCTCGGCCGGCCGGCGGTCCTGGTGGGATTCGGGCTACTGGTCTGGTGGACGCTGACCCGGCTGCACCCCACCCTGGCCCGCCGGGGACCGCAGCCGATGCGCTGGGTGCTCACCGGTTACCTGGCCACCGTGGCCGCCTCGTACGCCGCCGGCCACGCCCGGGGTCTCAGCGCGCTGGAATCGGCCGGCGCGGACCGGACCGTGCTGATGGCCCTCGCCGCCGGCGGCGTCCTGCTCGCCGCCGCCGACGGCCTGGGCAGCCGGGACCGGATCGACACGGTGCTGCGGGTGTTCTGCTGGGGGTCCACCGCGATGGCGCTGATCGGGTTGAGCCAGTTCTCGCTCCGGATCAACCTGACCAACCACCTGCAACTCCCCCCGCTGTTGACCTTCCAACGCGACCAGATCGGCTTCAGCATCCGGGGCACCGGCGACCTGGTCCGGGTGGCCAGCACGACCGGCCACTACATCGAGTTCAGTCTGCTCATGGTCATCGGTCTGCTGGTGGCGATCCACTTCGCCCGGTTCTCCGACCACCGGCGGGACCGGCAGATCTACCTGACCCTGGCGATCATCCAGGCCGGCGTGATCCCGATCTCGCTCTCCCGCACCGGGGTGCTCGCGCTGGCCGCCGGCCTGCTGCTGTTGGTGCTGGTCTGGCCGCTGCGCACCACCTTCAACGTGCTGATCGTCGGCGCCGCGCTGGCGGCCCTGATCCAGGTCCTGCGGCCCGGCCTGCTGGCGACGCTGCGCGCCCTGCTGCTCGCCGGTGACCGGGACCCGAGCGTGGCCGGCCGGCTGGAGGACTACGACTACGCCGCGCCGTTCGTGCGGGACAGCCCGCTGCTCGGCCGCGGCGTCGGCACCTGGCTGCCGGAGCTCTACCAGATGCTGGACAACCAGTGGCTCGCCACCCTGATCACCGGGGGCCTGGTCGGGGTCGCCGGCCTCGCCTTCCTGCTGCTGGCCGGCGCGCTGGTCGCCGCCCGCGCCCGCCGCCGCCTGGCCGATCCCCGGGGCCGCGACCTGGCCGCCGTGCTGGCGGTCGCCATCGTCGTGCTCGGCATCGGCGCGCTCGCCTTCGACGCCCTCTACTACTCCACCTACCTGATCACCCTGCACCTGCTGCTCGGTCTGGCCGGCGCGCTGTGGCGGGTCACCCGGGCGGACCGGATCAACGACGACAGTGGGACGGCATGA
- a CDS encoding alpha/beta fold hydrolase — protein sequence MSTAIRAASILPARRQEIELHTADHLRLIGELALPAERDPVATLVCLHPLPTHGGMMDSHVFRKAAWRLPALADLAVLRFNTRGTSSVQGTSQGSFDEGVAEEYDVAAAIEYAEFAELPRIWVVGWSFGTDLALRYGCDPGVAGAILLSPPLRSSTDADLATWAESGKPLTALVPEFDDYLRPAQARERFAVVPQAEVVAVPDAKHLWVGDAERVLDEIVRRVNPAVPLPLPTTWDGPMATGDVSAYADRPAG from the coding sequence GTGAGCACCGCCATCCGCGCCGCCTCGATCCTGCCCGCCCGCCGGCAGGAGATCGAACTGCACACCGCCGACCACCTGCGCCTGATCGGCGAGCTGGCGCTGCCCGCCGAGCGCGACCCGGTGGCCACCCTGGTCTGCCTGCACCCGCTGCCCACCCACGGCGGGATGATGGACAGCCACGTGTTCCGCAAGGCCGCCTGGCGGCTGCCGGCCCTGGCCGACCTGGCGGTGCTCCGGTTCAACACCCGGGGCACCAGCAGCGTCCAGGGCACCAGCCAGGGCAGCTTCGACGAGGGGGTCGCCGAGGAGTACGACGTGGCGGCCGCCATCGAGTACGCCGAGTTCGCCGAGCTGCCCCGGATCTGGGTGGTCGGCTGGTCGTTCGGCACCGACCTGGCGCTGCGGTACGGCTGCGACCCGGGCGTGGCGGGGGCGATCCTGCTCTCGCCGCCGCTGCGGTCCAGCACCGACGCCGACCTGGCCACCTGGGCGGAGTCCGGCAAGCCGCTCACCGCGCTGGTGCCCGAGTTCGACGACTACCTGCGCCCGGCACAGGCCCGCGAGCGGTTCGCGGTGGTGCCGCAGGCCGAGGTGGTCGCCGTGCCGGACGCCAAGCACCTCTGGGTCGGCGACGCCGAACGGGTGCTCGACGAGATCGTCCGTCGGGTCAACCCGGCGGTGCCCCTGCCGCTGCCGACCACCTGGGACGGCCCGATGGCCACCGGCGACGTCAGCGCGTACGCGGATCGCCCGGCTGGCTGA
- a CDS encoding Ig-like domain-containing protein, with translation MWRKRTALTTASTVLIAATAVVLGPAAAVAGGRGDPIHGDVDGDGLPDRVYLGVIQPDLCSVIVEYGLPDGGYRNPRAYGYLKPGGTGIATRCPDLGVALDLDWDGVDSLVLGWFPGPPATPPGNLIILGRDFMPAGSLPAAIFQPTMLGTDDFNGDGRLDVYAVTDQGEGFETHLNLGDGRLTPGPQRWCAVPRGHLLRDLTHDGATEVVIPYLLRCDDFSSGVVVLRTDGSVIELHHDPLGEDHWALALVYADADNILDLRTTSELTGTITSFIGAGDGTFGPTPRANGDSVTRTGDRRILIDVLANDLASREALLEIVEPPTYGRARITADRQVAYTPDPGSRATDRFTYRITENGRQSVTSVYVRYRD, from the coding sequence ATGTGGCGCAAGCGCACGGCCCTGACCACCGCGAGCACGGTTCTGATCGCCGCGACCGCGGTGGTGCTCGGTCCGGCGGCCGCGGTCGCCGGCGGACGGGGTGATCCGATCCACGGCGACGTCGATGGCGACGGGTTACCCGATCGGGTCTATCTCGGCGTGATCCAACCCGACCTCTGCTCGGTGATCGTCGAGTACGGCCTCCCGGACGGCGGGTACCGAAACCCCCGCGCGTACGGGTATCTGAAGCCCGGCGGGACCGGCATCGCTACCCGCTGCCCCGACCTTGGCGTCGCGCTGGACCTCGACTGGGACGGAGTCGACAGTTTGGTGCTCGGCTGGTTCCCGGGTCCGCCCGCCACGCCGCCCGGCAATCTGATCATCCTCGGCCGGGATTTCATGCCGGCCGGCAGCCTGCCGGCGGCGATATTCCAACCGACCATGCTCGGCACCGACGATTTCAACGGCGACGGCCGACTGGACGTGTATGCCGTCACCGACCAGGGCGAGGGGTTCGAGACCCACCTCAACCTGGGCGACGGCCGGTTGACGCCGGGGCCGCAGCGGTGGTGCGCCGTGCCGCGGGGACACCTGCTGCGGGACCTCACCCACGACGGCGCCACCGAGGTCGTCATCCCGTACCTCCTACGCTGTGACGACTTCTCCAGCGGGGTGGTCGTCCTGCGCACCGATGGCTCGGTGATCGAACTCCACCACGACCCGCTCGGCGAGGATCACTGGGCCCTGGCGTTGGTCTACGCGGACGCGGACAACATCCTGGACCTCCGAACCACCTCCGAATTGACCGGCACCATCACCAGCTTCATCGGGGCCGGGGACGGAACCTTCGGCCCGACACCACGCGCGAACGGCGATTCGGTGACCCGCACCGGCGACCGCCGGATCCTCATCGACGTCCTCGCCAACGACCTGGCCTCCCGGGAGGCGCTGCTCGAGATCGTCGAGCCGCCGACCTACGGCCGCGCCCGGATCACCGCCGACCGCCAGGTCGCGTACACCCCCGACCCGGGCAGCCGGGCCACAGACCGGTTCACCTACCGCATAACCGAGAACGGCCGACAGAGCGTCACCTCCGTCTACGTCCGATACCGGGACTGA
- a CDS encoding glycosyltransferase family 4 protein, whose protein sequence is MPDRPPHVVIVVVNLPAERDRRVIRQCRALEEAGYRVTVICPRGSGDPGVLPGTERTAVRPFRQPFAGSGVLSFAAEFAWALVAVTGRLLALMLRTRVDAVQTCNPPDVFWIVGLLLRAAGRPFVFDHHDLSPELYECKTDRPRRGVLRLLRIFEKLSWRCASAVIATNQSYRDLAISRGGCDPDRVVVVRNGPTLAEVGGPPGTSPPAARQNPAPRQNPAHRPASAWRGSTPPQTIVYLGVINEQDRVDLAVLAAERLVELRGDADWRLVVAGDGECLPPLRRLTEDRGLTDVVRFTGWLEPDQVNSLLHSASIALQPDPPTRMAELSTMAKTVEYLGRGLPVVAVDLLETRRTAGAAASYVPTGSPDELAAELDRLLDDPDRRAGMRDIARRRFADQLAWDHQARSYIDLWNRLIRPDTPGNQPPTPTPIGDTSALTT, encoded by the coding sequence GTGCCCGACCGACCACCGCACGTCGTCATCGTCGTGGTCAACCTGCCCGCCGAGCGGGACCGCCGGGTGATCCGGCAGTGCCGGGCCCTGGAGGAGGCGGGCTACCGGGTGACGGTGATCTGCCCGCGCGGGTCCGGCGACCCGGGCGTGCTGCCCGGCACCGAGCGCACCGCCGTCCGCCCGTTCCGCCAACCGTTCGCCGGCTCGGGGGTGCTCTCCTTCGCGGCCGAGTTCGCCTGGGCGCTGGTCGCCGTGACCGGCCGGCTGTTGGCGCTGATGCTGCGTACCCGGGTCGACGCCGTGCAGACCTGCAATCCGCCCGACGTGTTCTGGATCGTCGGCCTGCTGCTGCGGGCGGCCGGCCGGCCGTTCGTCTTCGACCACCACGACCTCAGCCCCGAGCTGTACGAGTGCAAGACCGACCGGCCGCGGCGGGGCGTACTGCGGTTGCTCCGGATCTTCGAGAAGCTCTCCTGGCGCTGTGCCTCCGCCGTGATCGCCACCAACCAGTCCTACCGCGACCTGGCGATCAGTCGGGGCGGGTGCGACCCCGACCGGGTCGTGGTGGTCCGCAACGGGCCGACCCTGGCCGAGGTCGGCGGTCCGCCCGGCACCTCCCCGCCGGCAGCCCGGCAGAACCCGGCTCCCCGGCAGAACCCGGCCCACCGCCCCGCGTCGGCGTGGCGGGGGTCGACCCCACCCCAGACCATCGTCTACCTCGGGGTGATCAACGAACAGGACCGGGTCGACCTCGCGGTGCTGGCCGCCGAACGACTCGTCGAGCTCCGCGGCGACGCCGACTGGCGGCTGGTGGTGGCCGGCGACGGGGAATGCCTGCCCCCGCTGCGCCGGCTCACCGAGGATCGCGGCCTCACCGACGTCGTCCGGTTCACCGGGTGGCTGGAGCCCGACCAGGTGAACAGCCTGCTGCACTCGGCGTCGATCGCGCTCCAGCCCGATCCGCCGACCCGGATGGCCGAGCTGTCGACGATGGCCAAGACGGTCGAGTACCTGGGCCGGGGCCTGCCGGTGGTCGCGGTCGACCTGCTGGAGACGCGCCGCACCGCCGGCGCGGCGGCGAGCTACGTGCCGACCGGCAGTCCCGACGAGCTCGCCGCCGAGCTGGACCGGCTCCTCGACGACCCGGACCGGCGGGCCGGGATGCGCGACATCGCCCGACGCAGATTCGCCGACCAGCTCGCCTGGGACCACCAGGCCCGGTCCTACATCGACCTGTGGAACCGCCTGATCAGACCGGACACCCCCGGCAACCAGCCGCCGACCCCGACGCCGATCGGCGACACCTCGGCGCTGACCACCTGA